In the Acipenser ruthenus unplaced genomic scaffold, fAciRut3.2 maternal haplotype, whole genome shotgun sequence genome, one interval contains:
- the LOC117395600 gene encoding protein AF1q-like, which translates to MLDTINTQYDSFLFWRQPIPELDLLELEGLGLGGGASLKGGQKKKKKESQNSRQEDDSLLEFNTFNYWRAPIASIESLDFELL; encoded by the coding sequence ATGCTTGACACCATCAACACCCAATACGATTCGTTCCTTTTCTGGAGGCAGCCAATCCCTGAGCTGGACCTGTTGGAGCTGGAGGGGCTGGGATTGGGCGGCGGCGCGTCACTCAAAGGCgggcagaagaagaagaagaaggaatcCCAGAATTCCAGGCAGGAAGATGACAGCCTGCTGGAGTTCAACACTTTCAACTACTGGAGAGCTCCGATCGCCAGCATCGAGTCCCTCGACTTTGAGCTCCTCTGA